Proteins encoded together in one bacterium window:
- a CDS encoding NADP-dependent malic enzyme: MDPKDVEKLLAKAQKPGKDAMVMHPHYKGKIQITAKCAVRTLADFAIWYTPGVAKPCLDIRDNPEKVFEHTNKGNMVAVVSDGTRVLGLGDIGPEAGLPVMEGKGLLFKYLGGVDAFPICLDTKDPDKIIETVLLMQPSFGGVNLEDISQPKCFYVLDELRKRARIPVWHDDQQGTAAIIYAGLINALKFVGKKIKDTKLVFIGAGASNIRAANVCIAGGFEPGNIILVDSKDTIHKGRTELAEKYKQKWELAQITNKDQVKGGPLEAMRGADAVVGASTPGPGTILPDWIKGMAKDPVVFPCANPVPEIWPWEAKEAGAVVVATGRSDFPNQVNNSLGFPGIFRGTLDVRAKTITDGMCIAAAKELAKVAEDKGLREDYIIPSMDEWEVFPREAAAVGMQAIKEGVAGITNVKYEDIMKNAERIIKEARESVQMLMKEGFISKVPEGV, from the coding sequence ATGGATCCAAAAGACGTAGAAAAACTACTTGCGAAGGCGCAAAAGCCTGGCAAGGATGCAATGGTTATGCATCCCCATTACAAGGGGAAGATACAGATTACTGCAAAGTGCGCAGTGCGGACACTTGCGGATTTTGCTATCTGGTACACGCCCGGCGTTGCAAAACCCTGCCTTGACATCAGGGATAATCCGGAAAAGGTATTCGAGCACACCAACAAGGGCAATATGGTCGCGGTTGTATCTGACGGAACACGTGTACTTGGGCTAGGCGACATAGGTCCGGAAGCCGGTCTTCCCGTGATGGAAGGCAAGGGGCTTCTGTTCAAGTACCTTGGCGGAGTCGACGCTTTCCCGATATGCCTCGATACAAAAGATCCAGACAAGATAATCGAAACCGTCCTTCTCATGCAGCCTTCATTCGGCGGCGTAAACCTCGAGGATATCTCGCAGCCAAAGTGTTTTTACGTACTCGACGAACTCCGCAAGCGCGCGCGAATTCCAGTCTGGCATGACGACCAGCAGGGTACAGCAGCAATAATCTACGCCGGTCTCATCAACGCTCTCAAGTTTGTGGGTAAGAAAATCAAGGATACCAAGCTCGTATTTATCGGCGCAGGCGCTTCAAACATACGCGCCGCGAATGTCTGCATTGCGGGCGGATTCGAACCTGGAAACATCATCCTTGTTGATTCGAAAGATACAATACACAAAGGTCGTACCGAACTCGCGGAGAAATACAAGCAAAAGTGGGAGCTTGCTCAGATCACGAACAAGGATCAGGTCAAGGGCGGACCGCTTGAGGCGATGCGCGGTGCAGATGCCGTTGTCGGTGCATCCACGCCCGGCCCTGGAACCATTCTTCCCGACTGGATTAAGGGCATGGCAAAAGATCCTGTGGTTTTCCCTTGCGCCAATCCCGTACCGGAGATTTGGCCCTGGGAAGCAAAAGAAGCGGGCGCTGTCGTAGTCGCTACGGGCCGCTCGGACTTCCCGAACCAGGTCAACAATTCGCTCGGATTCCCCGGCATCTTCCGCGGCACTCTTGACGTTCGCGCCAAAACCATCACTGACGGCATGTGCATCGCGGCTGCGAAGGAACTTGCCAAGGTTGCAGAGGACAAAGGTCTTCGCGAGGACTACATCATCCCCTCCATGGACGAGTGGGAAGTCTTCCCGCGCGAGGCCGCTGCCGTGGGCATGCAGGCAATCAAGGAAGGCGTTGCCGGAATAACCAACGTCAAGTATGAAGATATTATGAAGAACGCGGAAAGAATAATAAAAGAAGCTCGCGAATCCGTGCAGATGCTCATGAAGGAAGGCTTCATTTCCAAAGTGCCAGAAGGAGTCTGA
- a CDS encoding cytidine deaminase, translating into MSRESGSETTLSELSLKDLASAAKAAVMNSYSPYSKFPVGAAALASSKKTYSGTNVENASYGLSVCAERVAILKAVAEGERKILALAVFAPTEKPVSPCGACLAVLGEFADGGARILMLNEKEEIRSTLDKLLPERFNLKRFNLNPKER; encoded by the coding sequence ATGTCACGGGAAAGCGGTTCCGAAACAACCCTTTCGGAACTATCATTGAAAGACCTTGCAAGCGCCGCAAAAGCGGCGGTTATGAATTCGTACTCGCCCTACTCGAAATTTCCTGTAGGAGCTGCAGCGCTTGCATCATCGAAGAAAACATATTCTGGAACTAACGTTGAAAACGCATCTTATGGACTTTCGGTGTGCGCCGAACGAGTCGCTATCCTAAAGGCGGTTGCAGAAGGCGAGCGCAAGATACTGGCTCTTGCCGTTTTTGCTCCTACGGAAAAGCCTGTAAGTCCATGTGGTGCGTGCCTTGCAGTTCTGGGTGAGTTCGCGGATGGAGGCGCTCGAATCCTTATGTTGAACGAAAAAGAAGAAATCCGGTCAACGCTCGATAAGTTACTGCCGGAGAGATTTAATCTCAAGAGATTTAACCTAAATCCAAAGGAGAGATAA
- a CDS encoding methyltransferase domain-containing protein, with amino-acid sequence MTTKELQQAILKDKEKGIPDIEIGKKYGVTYREIERVITRLHGVNISTLKKEKKITSLAPNEFKEEQNTVWSFKKRGNWATHSGHYRGNWSPYIPRNVILKYSKPGELVLDYFCGAGTTAVEAKLLGRRCLALDINENAIALAKQNIDFSMDIQQLNFLKETDHLEIYDPELRIGDARNLSFLNDNSIDLICAHPPYANIIHYTDSGNGDLSFFEIDSFLNEMKKVASESFRVLKPGRQCAILIGDTRKQKYVVPLGFALINVYLDAGFRLRELVIKRQHNCKTTGFWYNNSIKYNFLLLAHEYLQIFEKPQAKEQTKDTRSDLKPKEITPIEITASGKNSSNLETTTVWIFPEDNFEKQLDDNVIGRYSQGKEKDLLYLKSTALDEISSPLMLEDYLMQIENHIVKALPSMSQGTFVVIQTQDIRIGEYVEPLAKRLIDALKSLDLRLKEIVVVTSNGANKNGITLKDHLAINHKYLLIYETQNESR; translated from the coding sequence ATGACTACAAAAGAACTGCAACAAGCTATCCTAAAGGATAAAGAAAAAGGAATCCCGGATATTGAAATCGGGAAGAAATACGGTGTAACTTATAGGGAGATTGAACGCGTCATCACACGCTTACACGGGGTGAACATCAGTACCCTAAAAAAAGAAAAAAAAATTACATCCCTGGCACCAAATGAATTTAAAGAAGAACAGAACACTGTATGGAGTTTTAAAAAGAGAGGGAATTGGGCAACCCATAGTGGGCATTATAGAGGGAATTGGTCACCGTACATTCCGCGAAACGTGATTTTGAAATATTCAAAACCAGGTGAACTTGTCTTAGATTACTTTTGTGGTGCTGGTACAACAGCAGTCGAAGCCAAATTATTAGGACGAAGATGTCTTGCTCTTGATATAAATGAAAATGCCATTGCGTTAGCCAAGCAGAATATTGATTTCAGTATGGATATTCAACAATTAAACTTCCTAAAGGAAACGGATCACTTAGAGATTTATGACCCCGAGTTACGAATTGGAGATGCAAGGAACTTGTCTTTTCTGAATGATAACTCAATAGACTTGATCTGCGCTCACCCACCATATGCTAATATCATTCACTATACCGATTCTGGAAATGGGGATCTTTCCTTCTTCGAAATTGATAGCTTTTTAAACGAGATGAAAAAAGTTGCATCTGAAAGTTTCCGAGTCTTAAAGCCCGGCAGGCAATGTGCAATTCTAATTGGTGATACCCGCAAGCAAAAGTATGTTGTACCTTTGGGGTTTGCATTAATTAATGTTTACCTAGATGCTGGTTTTAGACTAAGAGAACTTGTAATAAAACGACAGCATAACTGTAAAACAACTGGTTTCTGGTACAATAACAGTATTAAGTACAACTTCCTCCTATTGGCTCATGAGTATTTGCAGATATTTGAGAAACCTCAAGCAAAAGAACAAACAAAGGATACTAGATCCGACTTGAAACCAAAAGAAATAACACCGATTGAAATTACGGCATCAGGAAAAAACTCATCGAATCTAGAAACAACTACCGTATGGATTTTCCCTGAGGACAACTTTGAAAAGCAACTTGACGATAATGTAATCGGAAGGTATTCCCAAGGTAAAGAAAAGGATTTGCTTTACCTCAAGTCAACAGCACTCGACGAAATCTCATCACCATTAATGCTAGAAGATTATTTGATGCAAATTGAAAACCATATTGTTAAAGCTTTGCCTTCTATGTCCCAAGGGACTTTTGTGGTAATTCAAACACAGGATATTAGAATCGGCGAATACGTGGAACCTTTGGCTAAAAGATTAATAGATGCCCTAAAATCTCTTGATCTCCGGCTTAAGGAGATTGTTGTTGTTACGTCTAATGGAGCAAACAAGAACGGTATAACCCTAAAAGACCATCTAGCAATTAACCACAAGTACTTATTGATTTATGAGACACAAAATGAATCAAGATGA
- the alr gene encoding alanine racemase codes for MPQRGRVWAEIDVDGLVHNYRKIREAAAGAMILAAVKAEAYGHGGREVARILEHQGVEYFGVASVEEGIDLRTNGQIRKPIVLLSPVPYREIPLIFDYNLTPNVTEQGFAKELSQEANRRSKTLGVHVEVDTGMGRSGASLAEAPALISLIVNKPGLRLEALFTHFPSAEHDPGFTEEQLRLFSQMVDKLVSEGFKIPLLHSANSAALFKYPTSQFDIVRPGIALYGIEPEGFENKLDLHPVMTLRTRIVNLRRLAKGSSVSYGRTCILERDSLVATLSVGYGDGYPRSLSNKGQVLYKGRRFPILGTVCMDLTMVDLTDAATPVTPAPSPSTPAIGDEVTLIGRDADAVLGAEEVAEWAATIPYEITTRISPRVTRIYKTTKKILGSRTLLGSTPMP; via the coding sequence ATGCCGCAGAGAGGTCGCGTATGGGCCGAGATAGATGTTGACGGCCTGGTTCACAATTACCGCAAGATTCGTGAGGCGGCGGCAGGAGCCATGATACTGGCTGCGGTAAAAGCAGAGGCGTACGGTCATGGAGGCAGAGAGGTGGCAAGGATACTTGAACATCAGGGCGTCGAGTACTTCGGCGTCGCAAGCGTCGAGGAGGGTATTGACTTAAGGACCAACGGGCAGATACGCAAGCCAATAGTGCTGCTTTCGCCGGTTCCGTACAGGGAGATACCGCTCATATTCGACTACAACCTTACGCCGAACGTCACCGAGCAGGGCTTTGCAAAGGAGCTCAGCCAGGAGGCGAACCGGCGTTCGAAGACGCTTGGAGTGCACGTTGAGGTAGATACAGGCATGGGCCGCAGCGGTGCAAGCCTTGCTGAGGCGCCCGCGCTCATCTCGCTCATCGTCAACAAGCCCGGACTGCGTCTTGAGGCTCTTTTCACGCACTTTCCCTCGGCAGAGCACGACCCGGGGTTCACAGAGGAGCAGTTGAGACTTTTTAGTCAGATGGTGGATAAGCTCGTTTCGGAGGGCTTCAAGATTCCGCTCCTGCACTCGGCAAACTCGGCCGCGCTCTTCAAATATCCGACCTCTCAGTTTGATATAGTGAGACCGGGTATAGCGCTCTACGGCATAGAGCCCGAAGGGTTTGAGAACAAGCTCGACCTGCATCCGGTGATGACCTTGCGGACGAGGATAGTGAACTTAAGGAGGCTTGCCAAAGGCTCAAGCGTCAGCTACGGACGGACGTGCATTCTGGAAAGGGATAGTCTTGTCGCGACGCTTTCAGTAGGCTACGGCGACGGCTACCCGCGCTCGCTCTCGAACAAGGGCCAGGTCCTTTATAAGGGCAGAAGATTTCCAATACTCGGAACCGTGTGCATGGACTTGACCATGGTCGATCTGACCGACGCCGCAACACCCGTAACACCCGCACCTTCGCCCTCCACGCCCGCGATAGGCGATGAGGTTACCCTTATCGGCAGGGACGCGGACGCTGTACTGGGCGCAGAGGAGGTTGCAGAATGGGCCGCAACCATTCCATACGAGATTACGACCCGGATAAGTCCAAGGGTAACAAGAATCTACAAAACCACAAAAAAGATCCTGGGCTCTCGAACGCTGCTTGGATCGACGCCAATGCCTTGA